A window of Deltaproteobacteria bacterium CG2_30_66_27 genomic DNA:
GAGGCGCACCTTGATCCGGACGCGGCGCTTCTTCGTAAGCGAGTAGAGGTGGTAGACCACCTCGAACCGGGGATCCTCCCCGAGGTAGTCGACGCCGGTCAGGTCCATCGCGAAGTCGAAGAGCAGCTCCGGGTCGTCCCGAAGGAACGTGAGGATCTCGACGATCCGCTCGCGCCGCACCAGGGCCGTGTCGTCCCCGAAATCCGAGTGGGTGGACGCCACGTCGGACGGGAACCGCTCCCGCAGCCTGTCGAGGACGATGCTCACGCCGCTCCCCGTCCCGTCATTTGATCGGCCACCGTTCGGCGGCGCGGGGGGCGCCGGTCTCGATGATCTTCTGGATCCGCACGACGGCGTCGATGATCCCCTCGGGGTTCGGCGGGCAACCGGGGATGTAGACGTCGACCGGGATAATTTTATCGATCCCCTGCAGGACCGTGTAGTTGTTGTAGAAGCCGCCGGAGCAGGCGCACGCCCCCATCGAGATCACCCACTTCGGCTCCAGCATCTGGTCGTAGATCCTCTTCAGCACGGGGGCCATCTTGTAGTTGATCGTCCCCGCCACCAGCAGGACGTCCGCCTGGCGCGGCGAAAACCGGACGACCTCGGCGCCGAAGCGGGACAGGTCGTAGTGCGTCCCGAACGCCCCCATCACCTCGATGCCGCAGCACGCCGTCGCGAAGGTGAACGGGTACAGGGAGTATTTCCGCCCCCAGGCGATCATCGCGTCGAGGGTGGAGAGCGCGTACCCGGAGGCGCCGTCCTTTTCGTGCGTCACTGCCACTCCAGCGCCCCCTTTTTCCACGCGTAAACGAGGCCGACCAGGAGGATCCCGACGAAGACGGCCATCTCGATGAAGCCGAACAGTCCCAGCGACCGGAAGAGGACCGCCCACGGGTAGAGGAAGGTCACCTCGAGGTCGAAGAGGATGAACAGGATCGCGAGCAGGTAGAACTTGACGGAGACGCGCACCGCGGCCGGGGTGAGCGGGTCGACGCCGCACTCGTACGCGCCGAACTTGATCCGGTCGTACCGCTTCGGGCCCACCGCCTGGGAAAGGAGGACGAACCCGACCGCCATCGCCAAGGCGATGACCAGCAGGATGAGGACCGGGAAGTACGGGTTCGCGAAGTTCACCGTTGCGAGATACGCGGACATGCGGACCTCCTCACGCTTCCCTGATCATCAAAACACCAGCATCCGGACGGAGGCGTGGGCGAACCGCGCCACCGGCTCCCAGTACACGCCGAGGATCAGCGTCGGCGCCGCGAGCAGGACAAGCATCGCCCCGGTGACCGCGGGAACGGGGATCGCCGAGGCGTCCTTCGGCTCCGCGAGGAACATCGCCCGGACGATCCGCGCGTAGTAGAAGAGCGACACCACGCTGTTCAGCGCCGCGACGACCGCAAGCCAGTATACCCCGCGGTGGATGACCTCGGCGAACAGGTAGACTTTTCCGATGAAGCCGGAGAACGGCGGGATCCCGGTCAGGGAGAAGAGGAAGATGGCGAACGCCACCGCCGCGACAGGGGCGCGGCTTCCCAGCCCCGTGAAGTCGGAGATCTCCTCCCCGTGGGTCGCGTTGCTCACCAGGACCACGACGTAGAAGGCGCCGAGGTTCATGAAGAGGTAGACCACGAGGTAGAAGAGAATCGCCTCGATCCCCGCGGAAGACAGGAGCGTGAATCCCATGAGCATGTATCCGGCGTGGGCGATCGAGGAGTAGGCCAGGAGCCGCTTCACATTGTTCTGCTTGATCGCGACCAGGTTCCCCACCGTCATCGTCAGCGCGGACAGGCCGGCGAACAGGAGGGGCCAGTCCATCGTGGAGGAGAGCCGCCACATCCCCGCCACGGCGTCCGGCGCGGCGAACACCGTGTAGTAGAAGCGCACCAGCACCGCGAACCCCGCCGCCTTCGGGGCGATCGAAAAGTACGCGGTCGCCGGCGTGGGCGCCCCTTCGTACACGTCGGGGGACCACATGTGGAACGGCACGGCGGCGATCTTGTAGCCGAACCCCACGGCGACCATCACGGCGGCAAGAGTCGTGGGCAGCGCCGCCTTGCCCGACGCCAGCGCCCGGCCGATCTCCGCGATCTGCGTGGAGCCGGTCATGCCGAAGAGGAGGGAGAATCCGTAGATCATCACTCCCGACGCCGTGGCGCCGAAGACGACGTACTTCATCGCCGCCTCGGTGGACCGCTCCTTCCCCTTGAGGTACCCGGCCAGCAGGTACGACGGGATGGAGACGAGCTCGAGCGAAAGGTAGACCATTACGATGTCGGTCGCGCTGGAGAGCAGGAACATCCCGAGGAGGGTGGCCAGGAGGAAGATGAAATATTCCGCCTTGCTGCGGCCGGCCAGCTCCTCGCTGCCCATGGACATGAGGATCACCACCAGGGTCGCGAAGGCGATCAGGACCTTGAAGAAGACGGCGAAGCCGTCGTACGCCGCCATCCCCTCGAAGATCGCCTTTCCGCTCCCCGGGGACGAGACCCCGGTGAGGAGGATCGCCGCGCCCACCCCGACGAGGGAGAGGAACGCGGGGGCGGCGGTCGTCTTGCTTTTCTTTGCCACGTGCAGGACGACGAGCAGAAGGATCGTCGCCGTGACGGCGAGCTCCGGCAGGAAGTACGGCAGGCTGCCGAGGTTGCCCAGGAACACCTAGTGGCCCCTTTCACAAATGCGGCGTCGCATCAGAT
This region includes:
- a CDS encoding NADH dehydrogenase is translated as MSIVLDRLRERFPSDVASTHSDFGDDTALVRRERIVEILTFLRDDPELLFDFAMDLTGVDYLGEDPRFEVVYHLYSLTKKRRVRIKVRLHEEDPVIDTAVSVWPGIDWYEREAWDMYGIVFRGHPNLKRILLYEAFEGHPLRKDYPKAKRQPTIGPEE
- a CDS encoding NADH-quinone oxidoreductase subunit B, with the protein product MIAWGRKYSLYPFTFATACCGIEVMGAFGTHYDLSRFGAEVVRFSPRQADVLLVAGTINYKMAPVLKRIYDQMLEPKWVISMGACACSGGFYNNYTVLQGIDKIIPVDVYIPGCPPNPEGIIDAVVRIQKIIETGAPRAAERWPIK
- a CDS encoding NADH-quinone oxidoreductase subunit A produces the protein MSAYLATVNFANPYFPVLILLVIALAMAVGFVLLSQAVGPKRYDRIKFGAYECGVDPLTPAAVRVSVKFYLLAILFILFDLEVTFLYPWAVLFRSLGLFGFIEMAVFVGILLVGLVYAWKKGALEWQ